One window of the Populus trichocarpa isolate Nisqually-1 chromosome 9, P.trichocarpa_v4.1, whole genome shotgun sequence genome contains the following:
- the LOC7467376 gene encoding NAD(H) kinase 1 isoform X3 — MAPSKLNSTDPHENGDASFSSSQPDNGSSDSLTLFHSEKAVQELLQQTPIQQTDDHLIEFSEALRTVAKALRRAAEGKASAQAEAAEWKRRFELERARNQQLERKGTTLMDCITGKSPGECNADIDAQRVENSTNQPMLRNETIEQSENCSTNGLCSHEILHDGGTDSQAKAVPNRIMRKASFKLSWRCKGDISDQHKHDIVSFERGNITAAGRSSKQISLKWESDPQTVLIMTKPNSTSVRILCAEMVRWLKDHKKLNIYVEPRVMGELLSESSYFNFVHTWKDEKEVLSLHTKVDLVVTLGGDGTVLWAASMFKGPVPPIVPFSLGSLGFMTPFYSEHYRDCLDSVLRGPISITLRHRLQCYVIRDAAKNEYEMEEPILVLNEVTIDRGISSFLTNLECYCDNSFVTCVQGDGLILSTTSGSTAYSLAAGGSMVHPQVPGILFTPICPHSLSFRPLILPEHVTIRVQVPFNSRSPAWASFDGKDRKQLAAGDALVCSMAPWPVPTACQIDSTNDFLRSIHDGLHWNLRKTQSFDGPRDL, encoded by the exons ATGGCTCCTAGCAAGCTCAATTCCACT GATCCACATGAAAATGGAGACGCAAGTTTTTCGTCTTCACAGCCGGACAATGGATCTAGTGATTCACTTACGCTTTTCCATTCCGAGAAGGCAGTGCAGGAGCTTCTTCAACAGACTCCAATTCAGCAAACTGATGACCATCTTATAGAATTCTCAGAGGCTCTCAGAA CTGTTGCAAAGGCATTAAGACGAGCTGCTGAAGGAAAGGCTTCCGCTCAAGCTGAGGCTGCTGAATGGAAACGTAGATTTGAACTGGAAAGGGCACGGAATCAGCAACTAGAGCGCAAAG GAACGACTTTGATGGATTGTATTACAGGAAAGTCACCAGGGGAGTGTAATGCTGATATTGATGCTCAGCGGGTGGAAAACTCGACTAATCAACCCATGCTGAGAAATGAAACAATTGAACAATCTGAAAATTGTAGTACAAATGGGCTTTGCTCTCATGAAATTCTTCATGATGGAGGGACCGACTCCCAAGCCAAAGCAGTTCCAAACAGAATTATGAGAAAG GCATCTTTCAAGCTTTCATGGCGGTGCAAAGGTGATATTAGTGATCAACACAAACATGATATTGTCTCTTTTGAAAGAGGAAATATAACAGCTGCAGGGCGCAGCAGTAAACAG ATTTCTTTGAAGTGGGAATCTGACCCACAGACTGTGCTGATTATGACCAAACCAAATTCAACCTCTGTTCGGATTCTATGTGCAGAAATGGTCAG ATGGTTGAAAGATCATAAAAAGTTAAACATTTATGTGGAACCACGAGTGATGGGTGAACTTCTATCAGAATCATCATACTTCAACTTTGTGCATACATGGAAAGATG AGAAGGAAGTTTTGAGCCTGCACACAAAAGTTGACCTTGTCGTGACTCTTGGTGGGGATGGCACTGTTCTTTGG GCAGCATCAATGTTCAAAGGACCAGTTCCCCCAATTGTACCGTTTTCTTTGGGGTCTCTTGGCTTTATGACACCATTCT ATAGTGAACATTACCGAGATTGCCTTGATTCAGTCCTTAGGGGTCCAATCAGTATAACATTACGACACCGGTTGCAATGCTATGTTATTAGAGATGCCGCTAAAAATGAGTACGAAATGGAGGAGCCTATACTTGTTTTGAATGAGGTTACAATCGACCGTGGAATATCATCATTCCTTACAAATTTGGAATGCTATTGTGACAACTCTTTTGTCACATGTGTCCAAGGTGATGGATTAATTTtatcaacaacatcaggtaGCACTGCATATTCATTGGCAGCTGGAGGATCAATGGTTCATCCTCAG GTCCCTGGCATTCTCTTCACTCCAATCTGTCCACATTCCTTATCGTTTCGACCTCTGATATTACCTGAACATGTAACAATACGAGTTCAAGTTCCATTCAACAGCAGAAGCCCTGCTTGGGCCTCATTTGATGGTAAGGACAGGAAACAGTTGGCAGCTGGTGATGCACTTGTGTGCAGCATGGCACCATGGCCTGTGCCAACAGCATGCCAAATTGATTCTACAAACGACTTTTTGCGAAGTATCCACGATGGCCTCCACTGGAATCTTAGAAAGACCCAATCTTTTGATGGCCCTCGGgatttataa
- the LOC7467376 gene encoding NAD(H) kinase 1 isoform X2, protein MAPSKLNSTDPHENGDASFSSSQPDNGSSDSLTLFHSEKAVQELLQQTPIQQTDDHLIEFSEALRTVAKALRRAAEGKASAQAEAAEWKRRFELERARNQQLERKGNNICEMLQSWWTQTSIYNARGMIRLMLPCLVCWEVWEERNRRVSEGKSPGECNADIDAQRVENSTNQPMLRNETIEQSENCSTNGLCSHEILHDGGTDSQAKAVPNRIMRKASFKLSWRCKGDISDQHKHDIVSFERGNITAAGRSSKQISLKWESDPQTVLIMTKPNSTSVRILCAEMVRWLKDHKKLNIYVEPRVMGELLSESSYFNFVHTWKDEKEVLSLHTKVDLVVTLGGDGTVLWAASMFKGPVPPIVPFSLGSLGFMTPFYSEHYRDCLDSVLRGPISITLRHRLQCYVIRDAAKNEYEMEEPILVLNEVTIDRGISSFLTNLECYCDNSFVTCVQGDGLILSTTSGSTAYSLAAGGSMVHPQVPGILFTPICPHSLSFRPLILPEHVTIRVQVPFNSRSPAWASFDGKDRKQLAAGDALVCSMAPWPVPTACQIDSTNDFLRSIHDGLHWNLRKTQSFDGPRDL, encoded by the exons ATGGCTCCTAGCAAGCTCAATTCCACT GATCCACATGAAAATGGAGACGCAAGTTTTTCGTCTTCACAGCCGGACAATGGATCTAGTGATTCACTTACGCTTTTCCATTCCGAGAAGGCAGTGCAGGAGCTTCTTCAACAGACTCCAATTCAGCAAACTGATGACCATCTTATAGAATTCTCAGAGGCTCTCAGAA CTGTTGCAAAGGCATTAAGACGAGCTGCTGAAGGAAAGGCTTCCGCTCAAGCTGAGGCTGCTGAATGGAAACGTAGATTTGAACTGGAAAGGGCACGGAATCAGCAACTAGAGCGCAAAG GCAACAATATATGTGAAATGCTTCAAAGTTGGTGGACTCAGACTTCTATATATAATGCAAGGGGAATGATAAGATTAATGCTTCCGTGTCTTGTTTGCTGGGAAGTTTGGGAAGAACGAAATAGGAGAGTTTCTGAAG GAAAGTCACCAGGGGAGTGTAATGCTGATATTGATGCTCAGCGGGTGGAAAACTCGACTAATCAACCCATGCTGAGAAATGAAACAATTGAACAATCTGAAAATTGTAGTACAAATGGGCTTTGCTCTCATGAAATTCTTCATGATGGAGGGACCGACTCCCAAGCCAAAGCAGTTCCAAACAGAATTATGAGAAAG GCATCTTTCAAGCTTTCATGGCGGTGCAAAGGTGATATTAGTGATCAACACAAACATGATATTGTCTCTTTTGAAAGAGGAAATATAACAGCTGCAGGGCGCAGCAGTAAACAG ATTTCTTTGAAGTGGGAATCTGACCCACAGACTGTGCTGATTATGACCAAACCAAATTCAACCTCTGTTCGGATTCTATGTGCAGAAATGGTCAG ATGGTTGAAAGATCATAAAAAGTTAAACATTTATGTGGAACCACGAGTGATGGGTGAACTTCTATCAGAATCATCATACTTCAACTTTGTGCATACATGGAAAGATG AGAAGGAAGTTTTGAGCCTGCACACAAAAGTTGACCTTGTCGTGACTCTTGGTGGGGATGGCACTGTTCTTTGG GCAGCATCAATGTTCAAAGGACCAGTTCCCCCAATTGTACCGTTTTCTTTGGGGTCTCTTGGCTTTATGACACCATTCT ATAGTGAACATTACCGAGATTGCCTTGATTCAGTCCTTAGGGGTCCAATCAGTATAACATTACGACACCGGTTGCAATGCTATGTTATTAGAGATGCCGCTAAAAATGAGTACGAAATGGAGGAGCCTATACTTGTTTTGAATGAGGTTACAATCGACCGTGGAATATCATCATTCCTTACAAATTTGGAATGCTATTGTGACAACTCTTTTGTCACATGTGTCCAAGGTGATGGATTAATTTtatcaacaacatcaggtaGCACTGCATATTCATTGGCAGCTGGAGGATCAATGGTTCATCCTCAG GTCCCTGGCATTCTCTTCACTCCAATCTGTCCACATTCCTTATCGTTTCGACCTCTGATATTACCTGAACATGTAACAATACGAGTTCAAGTTCCATTCAACAGCAGAAGCCCTGCTTGGGCCTCATTTGATGGTAAGGACAGGAAACAGTTGGCAGCTGGTGATGCACTTGTGTGCAGCATGGCACCATGGCCTGTGCCAACAGCATGCCAAATTGATTCTACAAACGACTTTTTGCGAAGTATCCACGATGGCCTCCACTGGAATCTTAGAAAGACCCAATCTTTTGATGGCCCTCGGgatttataa
- the LOC7467376 gene encoding NAD(H) kinase 1 isoform X6 gives MAPSKLNSTIMAIALSGNNICEMLQSWWTQTSIYNARGMIRLMLPCLVCWEVWEERNRRVSEGTTLMDCITGKSPGECNADIDAQRVENSTNQPMLRNETIEQSENCSTNGLCSHEILHDGGTDSQAKAVPNRIMRKASFKLSWRCKGDISDQHKHDIVSFERGNITAAGRSSKQISLKWESDPQTVLIMTKPNSTSVRILCAEMVRWLKDHKKLNIYVEPRVMGELLSESSYFNFVHTWKDEKEVLSLHTKVDLVVTLGGDGTVLWAASMFKGPVPPIVPFSLGSLGFMTPFYSEHYRDCLDSVLRGPISITLRHRLQCYVIRDAAKNEYEMEEPILVLNEVTIDRGISSFLTNLECYCDNSFVTCVQGDGLILSTTSGSTAYSLAAGGSMVHPQVPGILFTPICPHSLSFRPLILPEHVTIRVQVPFNSRSPAWASFDGKDRKQLAAGDALVCSMAPWPVPTACQIDSTNDFLRSIHDGLHWNLRKTQSFDGPRDL, from the exons ATGGCTCCTAGCAAGCTCAATTCCACT ATTATGGCTATTGCACTATCAGGCAACAATATATGTGAAATGCTTCAAAGTTGGTGGACTCAGACTTCTATATATAATGCAAGGGGAATGATAAGATTAATGCTTCCGTGTCTTGTTTGCTGGGAAGTTTGGGAAGAACGAAATAGGAGAGTTTCTGAAG GAACGACTTTGATGGATTGTATTACAGGAAAGTCACCAGGGGAGTGTAATGCTGATATTGATGCTCAGCGGGTGGAAAACTCGACTAATCAACCCATGCTGAGAAATGAAACAATTGAACAATCTGAAAATTGTAGTACAAATGGGCTTTGCTCTCATGAAATTCTTCATGATGGAGGGACCGACTCCCAAGCCAAAGCAGTTCCAAACAGAATTATGAGAAAG GCATCTTTCAAGCTTTCATGGCGGTGCAAAGGTGATATTAGTGATCAACACAAACATGATATTGTCTCTTTTGAAAGAGGAAATATAACAGCTGCAGGGCGCAGCAGTAAACAG ATTTCTTTGAAGTGGGAATCTGACCCACAGACTGTGCTGATTATGACCAAACCAAATTCAACCTCTGTTCGGATTCTATGTGCAGAAATGGTCAG ATGGTTGAAAGATCATAAAAAGTTAAACATTTATGTGGAACCACGAGTGATGGGTGAACTTCTATCAGAATCATCATACTTCAACTTTGTGCATACATGGAAAGATG AGAAGGAAGTTTTGAGCCTGCACACAAAAGTTGACCTTGTCGTGACTCTTGGTGGGGATGGCACTGTTCTTTGG GCAGCATCAATGTTCAAAGGACCAGTTCCCCCAATTGTACCGTTTTCTTTGGGGTCTCTTGGCTTTATGACACCATTCT ATAGTGAACATTACCGAGATTGCCTTGATTCAGTCCTTAGGGGTCCAATCAGTATAACATTACGACACCGGTTGCAATGCTATGTTATTAGAGATGCCGCTAAAAATGAGTACGAAATGGAGGAGCCTATACTTGTTTTGAATGAGGTTACAATCGACCGTGGAATATCATCATTCCTTACAAATTTGGAATGCTATTGTGACAACTCTTTTGTCACATGTGTCCAAGGTGATGGATTAATTTtatcaacaacatcaggtaGCACTGCATATTCATTGGCAGCTGGAGGATCAATGGTTCATCCTCAG GTCCCTGGCATTCTCTTCACTCCAATCTGTCCACATTCCTTATCGTTTCGACCTCTGATATTACCTGAACATGTAACAATACGAGTTCAAGTTCCATTCAACAGCAGAAGCCCTGCTTGGGCCTCATTTGATGGTAAGGACAGGAAACAGTTGGCAGCTGGTGATGCACTTGTGTGCAGCATGGCACCATGGCCTGTGCCAACAGCATGCCAAATTGATTCTACAAACGACTTTTTGCGAAGTATCCACGATGGCCTCCACTGGAATCTTAGAAAGACCCAATCTTTTGATGGCCCTCGGgatttataa
- the LOC7467376 gene encoding NAD(H) kinase 1 isoform X1: MAPSKLNSTDPHENGDASFSSSQPDNGSSDSLTLFHSEKAVQELLQQTPIQQTDDHLIEFSEALRTVAKALRRAAEGKASAQAEAAEWKRRFELERARNQQLERKGNNICEMLQSWWTQTSIYNARGMIRLMLPCLVCWEVWEERNRRVSEGTTLMDCITGKSPGECNADIDAQRVENSTNQPMLRNETIEQSENCSTNGLCSHEILHDGGTDSQAKAVPNRIMRKASFKLSWRCKGDISDQHKHDIVSFERGNITAAGRSSKQISLKWESDPQTVLIMTKPNSTSVRILCAEMVRWLKDHKKLNIYVEPRVMGELLSESSYFNFVHTWKDEKEVLSLHTKVDLVVTLGGDGTVLWAASMFKGPVPPIVPFSLGSLGFMTPFYSEHYRDCLDSVLRGPISITLRHRLQCYVIRDAAKNEYEMEEPILVLNEVTIDRGISSFLTNLECYCDNSFVTCVQGDGLILSTTSGSTAYSLAAGGSMVHPQVPGILFTPICPHSLSFRPLILPEHVTIRVQVPFNSRSPAWASFDGKDRKQLAAGDALVCSMAPWPVPTACQIDSTNDFLRSIHDGLHWNLRKTQSFDGPRDL; this comes from the exons ATGGCTCCTAGCAAGCTCAATTCCACT GATCCACATGAAAATGGAGACGCAAGTTTTTCGTCTTCACAGCCGGACAATGGATCTAGTGATTCACTTACGCTTTTCCATTCCGAGAAGGCAGTGCAGGAGCTTCTTCAACAGACTCCAATTCAGCAAACTGATGACCATCTTATAGAATTCTCAGAGGCTCTCAGAA CTGTTGCAAAGGCATTAAGACGAGCTGCTGAAGGAAAGGCTTCCGCTCAAGCTGAGGCTGCTGAATGGAAACGTAGATTTGAACTGGAAAGGGCACGGAATCAGCAACTAGAGCGCAAAG GCAACAATATATGTGAAATGCTTCAAAGTTGGTGGACTCAGACTTCTATATATAATGCAAGGGGAATGATAAGATTAATGCTTCCGTGTCTTGTTTGCTGGGAAGTTTGGGAAGAACGAAATAGGAGAGTTTCTGAAG GAACGACTTTGATGGATTGTATTACAGGAAAGTCACCAGGGGAGTGTAATGCTGATATTGATGCTCAGCGGGTGGAAAACTCGACTAATCAACCCATGCTGAGAAATGAAACAATTGAACAATCTGAAAATTGTAGTACAAATGGGCTTTGCTCTCATGAAATTCTTCATGATGGAGGGACCGACTCCCAAGCCAAAGCAGTTCCAAACAGAATTATGAGAAAG GCATCTTTCAAGCTTTCATGGCGGTGCAAAGGTGATATTAGTGATCAACACAAACATGATATTGTCTCTTTTGAAAGAGGAAATATAACAGCTGCAGGGCGCAGCAGTAAACAG ATTTCTTTGAAGTGGGAATCTGACCCACAGACTGTGCTGATTATGACCAAACCAAATTCAACCTCTGTTCGGATTCTATGTGCAGAAATGGTCAG ATGGTTGAAAGATCATAAAAAGTTAAACATTTATGTGGAACCACGAGTGATGGGTGAACTTCTATCAGAATCATCATACTTCAACTTTGTGCATACATGGAAAGATG AGAAGGAAGTTTTGAGCCTGCACACAAAAGTTGACCTTGTCGTGACTCTTGGTGGGGATGGCACTGTTCTTTGG GCAGCATCAATGTTCAAAGGACCAGTTCCCCCAATTGTACCGTTTTCTTTGGGGTCTCTTGGCTTTATGACACCATTCT ATAGTGAACATTACCGAGATTGCCTTGATTCAGTCCTTAGGGGTCCAATCAGTATAACATTACGACACCGGTTGCAATGCTATGTTATTAGAGATGCCGCTAAAAATGAGTACGAAATGGAGGAGCCTATACTTGTTTTGAATGAGGTTACAATCGACCGTGGAATATCATCATTCCTTACAAATTTGGAATGCTATTGTGACAACTCTTTTGTCACATGTGTCCAAGGTGATGGATTAATTTtatcaacaacatcaggtaGCACTGCATATTCATTGGCAGCTGGAGGATCAATGGTTCATCCTCAG GTCCCTGGCATTCTCTTCACTCCAATCTGTCCACATTCCTTATCGTTTCGACCTCTGATATTACCTGAACATGTAACAATACGAGTTCAAGTTCCATTCAACAGCAGAAGCCCTGCTTGGGCCTCATTTGATGGTAAGGACAGGAAACAGTTGGCAGCTGGTGATGCACTTGTGTGCAGCATGGCACCATGGCCTGTGCCAACAGCATGCCAAATTGATTCTACAAACGACTTTTTGCGAAGTATCCACGATGGCCTCCACTGGAATCTTAGAAAGACCCAATCTTTTGATGGCCCTCGGgatttataa
- the LOC7467376 gene encoding NAD(H) kinase 1 isoform X5: MDSRTFPNIELKGYLNGCASLTNCNNICEMLQSWWTQTSIYNARGMIRLMLPCLVCWEVWEERNRRVSEGTTLMDCITGKSPGECNADIDAQRVENSTNQPMLRNETIEQSENCSTNGLCSHEILHDGGTDSQAKAVPNRIMRKASFKLSWRCKGDISDQHKHDIVSFERGNITAAGRSSKQISLKWESDPQTVLIMTKPNSTSVRILCAEMVRWLKDHKKLNIYVEPRVMGELLSESSYFNFVHTWKDEKEVLSLHTKVDLVVTLGGDGTVLWAASMFKGPVPPIVPFSLGSLGFMTPFYSEHYRDCLDSVLRGPISITLRHRLQCYVIRDAAKNEYEMEEPILVLNEVTIDRGISSFLTNLECYCDNSFVTCVQGDGLILSTTSGSTAYSLAAGGSMVHPQVPGILFTPICPHSLSFRPLILPEHVTIRVQVPFNSRSPAWASFDGKDRKQLAAGDALVCSMAPWPVPTACQIDSTNDFLRSIHDGLHWNLRKTQSFDGPRDL; this comes from the exons ATGGATTCTAGAACATTTCCTAATATTGAACTCAAGGGTTATCTAAATGGGTGTGCTTCCTTGACGAATT GCAACAATATATGTGAAATGCTTCAAAGTTGGTGGACTCAGACTTCTATATATAATGCAAGGGGAATGATAAGATTAATGCTTCCGTGTCTTGTTTGCTGGGAAGTTTGGGAAGAACGAAATAGGAGAGTTTCTGAAG GAACGACTTTGATGGATTGTATTACAGGAAAGTCACCAGGGGAGTGTAATGCTGATATTGATGCTCAGCGGGTGGAAAACTCGACTAATCAACCCATGCTGAGAAATGAAACAATTGAACAATCTGAAAATTGTAGTACAAATGGGCTTTGCTCTCATGAAATTCTTCATGATGGAGGGACCGACTCCCAAGCCAAAGCAGTTCCAAACAGAATTATGAGAAAG GCATCTTTCAAGCTTTCATGGCGGTGCAAAGGTGATATTAGTGATCAACACAAACATGATATTGTCTCTTTTGAAAGAGGAAATATAACAGCTGCAGGGCGCAGCAGTAAACAG ATTTCTTTGAAGTGGGAATCTGACCCACAGACTGTGCTGATTATGACCAAACCAAATTCAACCTCTGTTCGGATTCTATGTGCAGAAATGGTCAG ATGGTTGAAAGATCATAAAAAGTTAAACATTTATGTGGAACCACGAGTGATGGGTGAACTTCTATCAGAATCATCATACTTCAACTTTGTGCATACATGGAAAGATG AGAAGGAAGTTTTGAGCCTGCACACAAAAGTTGACCTTGTCGTGACTCTTGGTGGGGATGGCACTGTTCTTTGG GCAGCATCAATGTTCAAAGGACCAGTTCCCCCAATTGTACCGTTTTCTTTGGGGTCTCTTGGCTTTATGACACCATTCT ATAGTGAACATTACCGAGATTGCCTTGATTCAGTCCTTAGGGGTCCAATCAGTATAACATTACGACACCGGTTGCAATGCTATGTTATTAGAGATGCCGCTAAAAATGAGTACGAAATGGAGGAGCCTATACTTGTTTTGAATGAGGTTACAATCGACCGTGGAATATCATCATTCCTTACAAATTTGGAATGCTATTGTGACAACTCTTTTGTCACATGTGTCCAAGGTGATGGATTAATTTtatcaacaacatcaggtaGCACTGCATATTCATTGGCAGCTGGAGGATCAATGGTTCATCCTCAG GTCCCTGGCATTCTCTTCACTCCAATCTGTCCACATTCCTTATCGTTTCGACCTCTGATATTACCTGAACATGTAACAATACGAGTTCAAGTTCCATTCAACAGCAGAAGCCCTGCTTGGGCCTCATTTGATGGTAAGGACAGGAAACAGTTGGCAGCTGGTGATGCACTTGTGTGCAGCATGGCACCATGGCCTGTGCCAACAGCATGCCAAATTGATTCTACAAACGACTTTTTGCGAAGTATCCACGATGGCCTCCACTGGAATCTTAGAAAGACCCAATCTTTTGATGGCCCTCGGgatttataa
- the LOC7467376 gene encoding NAD(H) kinase 1 isoform X4 — MAPSKLNSTDPHENGDASFSSSQPDNGSSDSLTLFHSEKAVQELLQQTPIQQTDDHLIEFSEALRTVAKALRRAAEGKASAQAEAAEWKRRFELERARNQQLERKGKSPGECNADIDAQRVENSTNQPMLRNETIEQSENCSTNGLCSHEILHDGGTDSQAKAVPNRIMRKASFKLSWRCKGDISDQHKHDIVSFERGNITAAGRSSKQISLKWESDPQTVLIMTKPNSTSVRILCAEMVRWLKDHKKLNIYVEPRVMGELLSESSYFNFVHTWKDEKEVLSLHTKVDLVVTLGGDGTVLWAASMFKGPVPPIVPFSLGSLGFMTPFYSEHYRDCLDSVLRGPISITLRHRLQCYVIRDAAKNEYEMEEPILVLNEVTIDRGISSFLTNLECYCDNSFVTCVQGDGLILSTTSGSTAYSLAAGGSMVHPQVPGILFTPICPHSLSFRPLILPEHVTIRVQVPFNSRSPAWASFDGKDRKQLAAGDALVCSMAPWPVPTACQIDSTNDFLRSIHDGLHWNLRKTQSFDGPRDL; from the exons ATGGCTCCTAGCAAGCTCAATTCCACT GATCCACATGAAAATGGAGACGCAAGTTTTTCGTCTTCACAGCCGGACAATGGATCTAGTGATTCACTTACGCTTTTCCATTCCGAGAAGGCAGTGCAGGAGCTTCTTCAACAGACTCCAATTCAGCAAACTGATGACCATCTTATAGAATTCTCAGAGGCTCTCAGAA CTGTTGCAAAGGCATTAAGACGAGCTGCTGAAGGAAAGGCTTCCGCTCAAGCTGAGGCTGCTGAATGGAAACGTAGATTTGAACTGGAAAGGGCACGGAATCAGCAACTAGAGCGCAAAG GAAAGTCACCAGGGGAGTGTAATGCTGATATTGATGCTCAGCGGGTGGAAAACTCGACTAATCAACCCATGCTGAGAAATGAAACAATTGAACAATCTGAAAATTGTAGTACAAATGGGCTTTGCTCTCATGAAATTCTTCATGATGGAGGGACCGACTCCCAAGCCAAAGCAGTTCCAAACAGAATTATGAGAAAG GCATCTTTCAAGCTTTCATGGCGGTGCAAAGGTGATATTAGTGATCAACACAAACATGATATTGTCTCTTTTGAAAGAGGAAATATAACAGCTGCAGGGCGCAGCAGTAAACAG ATTTCTTTGAAGTGGGAATCTGACCCACAGACTGTGCTGATTATGACCAAACCAAATTCAACCTCTGTTCGGATTCTATGTGCAGAAATGGTCAG ATGGTTGAAAGATCATAAAAAGTTAAACATTTATGTGGAACCACGAGTGATGGGTGAACTTCTATCAGAATCATCATACTTCAACTTTGTGCATACATGGAAAGATG AGAAGGAAGTTTTGAGCCTGCACACAAAAGTTGACCTTGTCGTGACTCTTGGTGGGGATGGCACTGTTCTTTGG GCAGCATCAATGTTCAAAGGACCAGTTCCCCCAATTGTACCGTTTTCTTTGGGGTCTCTTGGCTTTATGACACCATTCT ATAGTGAACATTACCGAGATTGCCTTGATTCAGTCCTTAGGGGTCCAATCAGTATAACATTACGACACCGGTTGCAATGCTATGTTATTAGAGATGCCGCTAAAAATGAGTACGAAATGGAGGAGCCTATACTTGTTTTGAATGAGGTTACAATCGACCGTGGAATATCATCATTCCTTACAAATTTGGAATGCTATTGTGACAACTCTTTTGTCACATGTGTCCAAGGTGATGGATTAATTTtatcaacaacatcaggtaGCACTGCATATTCATTGGCAGCTGGAGGATCAATGGTTCATCCTCAG GTCCCTGGCATTCTCTTCACTCCAATCTGTCCACATTCCTTATCGTTTCGACCTCTGATATTACCTGAACATGTAACAATACGAGTTCAAGTTCCATTCAACAGCAGAAGCCCTGCTTGGGCCTCATTTGATGGTAAGGACAGGAAACAGTTGGCAGCTGGTGATGCACTTGTGTGCAGCATGGCACCATGGCCTGTGCCAACAGCATGCCAAATTGATTCTACAAACGACTTTTTGCGAAGTATCCACGATGGCCTCCACTGGAATCTTAGAAAGACCCAATCTTTTGATGGCCCTCGGgatttataa